A window of the Fulvia fulva chromosome 11, complete sequence genome harbors these coding sequences:
- a CDS encoding Atrochrysone carboxyl ACP thioesterase, with protein MDDKGGYRQINSAFNACAFDDILGSQMAQLPELPDVEQLTPRVLRILGQNPGKFTFQGTNTYVIGTGRQRLIIDTGGGEADWASLINDTLKARGITIARVLLTHWHGDHTGGVADLIRLYPDLEHHIYKNQPDRGQQNIYHAQTFDVEGATVRALHTPGHSEDHMCFILEEEGEPRAMFTGDTILGHGTSTMEDLSSFMDSLQNITDQQCEVGYSAHGAVIENLPLKMVQELRHKTRREAQVLTALASYASRGQRSLTTSELVAEIYGQSLNAETRAFALEPFIDQVLRKLAGDGKVGFEVRAGQRKWFIMDMMQGSIRPARSGSAREILVAA; from the exons ATGGACGACAAAGGTGGATATCGACAGATCAATTCTGCATTCAATGCGTGCGCGTTCGACGACATCTTGGGGAGCCAGATGGCACAACTTCCTGAACTGCCCGATGTCGAGCAGCTCACGCCGCGAGTGCTCCGCATCTTGGGACAGAACCCGGGCAAG TTCACGTTCCAAGGCACCAACACTTACGTAATTGGCACGGGCCGCCAGCGACTGATCATCGACACTGGAGGCGGAGAGGCAGACTGGGCGAGTCTGATCAACGACACGCTGAAAGCACGCGGCATCACCATCGCGCGTGTCTTGTTGACGCACTGGCATGGCGATCATACCGGCGGCGTGGCCGATTTGATCCGCCTGTATCCGGACCTGGAGCATCACATCTACAAGAACCAGCCGGACAGAGGCCAGCAGAACATCTACCATGCACAGACGTTCGACGTCGAAGGCGCCACCGTGCGCGCTCTACACACTCCCGGCCACTCGGAAGATCACATGTGCTTCATCCTGGAGGAAGAAGGAGAGCCGCGTGCCATGTTTACGGGTGACACCATCCTAGGACACGGCACTAGCACGATGGAAGATCTAAGCAGCTTCATGGACAGCCTGCAGAACATCACCGACCAGCAGTGCGAGGTTGGCTACAGCGCCCATGGTGCCGTCATCGAAAACCTACCACTGAAGATGGTGCAAGAGCTGCGGCACAAGACCCGACGAGAGGCACAAGTCTTGACAGCGCTCGCGAGTTATGCCAGTCGCGGTCAGAGAAGTCTCACGACAAGTGAATTAGTGGCAGAGATCTATGGGCAGTCACTCAACGCAGAGACTCGTGCCTTTGCCTTGGAGCCATTCATTGACCAAGTCCTGCGCAAGCTCGCTGGTGACGGTAAGGTCGGCTTTGAGGTAAGAGCTGGCCAACGAAAGTGGTTCATCATGGACATGATGCAAGGAAGCATTCGTCCAG